The segment GTTGCCCAGCACCGTCATGACGGTCGGCTCCCCGATCCAGCTCCGCCTGCGCGGGTGGTCGGCCACGTCGGCGACGGCCCGGGCGCAGGTCTCCGGCTGGAAGATCGTGGGCACGGGCTGCGGGTGGTGCGGCAGCTGCGACTTGACCCAGTTGAACTGGATCGTGTTCATGGCCGGCATGTCGACCTGCGACAGACGGACGGCGCTCCGGTTGTGGATCAGCTCGGTCGTCACCGACTCCGTGAACCCCGTGATGGCGTGCTTCGACGCGCAGTACGCCGCCTGCAGCGGGATCCCCCGGTGTGCCAGCGCCGAGCCGATCTGGATGACGTGGCCGCTGTCGCGGGGGACCATGCGCTTGAGGGCGGCACGGGTCCCGTTGACGAACCCGAGGTAGTTCACCCGGGTGGCGCGGTCGAAGTCGTGGGGGTCGGTCGTGAGGAACTCCCCGAACACCCCGACCATCGCGTCGTTCACCCAGAGGTCGATGGGCCCCAGCTCCGCCTCGATGCGCGTCGCCGCCGCCTCGACCTGGTCGTTGTCCGCCACGTCGGTCGACACGGCGAGCGCCCGCTGACCGAGCTCCTCCACGTCGCGCACGGTGCCGGCCAGACCGTCGGCGCCGCGCGCCAGGATCGCGACGTCCCACCCTCGCGACGCGAGCTCCCGGACGATGGCCCGGCCGAGACCCGCGGTCCCTCCGGTGACGACGGCGATCCTGCTGCTCATGGGAGTCCTTGCGAGAGGGGGCGGTGGATGGTCGATGGTAGCCGCGGGGTACACCGCCGGGCCAGGCCGGACCGCAGGATGCCCCGCTCAGCGCGGCGCCGCCTCCCCCGGCTCCCCCTCCACCGCGACGTCGCCCGGCTCCTTGTCGGTCCGCCAGCCGCGCCACGACGGCTGCCGCAGCCGCCCTGACGCGGTCCACTCGGCGAACGACACCTCGCCCACGCGCGACGGGGTGATCCACTGCGCGTCGCGCGCGTCCGCCGCGGGCACGTCGGTGAACGGCGATGTCTTCCGGCTCGAGCGCCGGAACGCGCCGAGCAGGTCGTCGAGGGCCCGGTCCGTGAACCCGGTGCCGACCCGCCCGACGTACCGGAGGCCGCCCTCCTCCGGCACCCCCATCAGGAGCGACCCGACCGACCCCTCGCGGCGGCCCGACCCCGGTCGCCACCCGCCGATGACGACCTCCTGGGTGCGCTGGTGCTTGAGCTTCAGCCAGGCCCTGCTGCGCCTCCCCGAGGCGTAGGTCGAGTCGCGGCGCTTCGCCACGACGCCCTCGAGCCCGAGGGTCCGCGAGAGGTCGAGCGCCTCCTCGAGTCCACCGTCGTCGCCGGCCTCGCCCGCGGTGGCCGGGGGCACGTCGATGACGGCGCTCCGCTCGATCGCGCCCTCGAGCGCCGCGCGCCGGGCGTCGTAGGTCTCGTCGAGGAGCGACCGCCCGTCGAGCTCCAGGGCGTCGAAGAGCAGGAGCCGCACGGGCGCGCTCGTCCTCAACCGCGCGAGGTCGCGGGGCCGGGTCGCCTTCATCCGCTGCTGCAGCA is part of the Frondihabitans sp. 762G35 genome and harbors:
- a CDS encoding SDR family oxidoreductase; its protein translation is MSSRIAVVTGGTAGLGRAIVRELASRGWDVAILARGADGLAGTVRDVEELGQRALAVSTDVADNDQVEAAATRIEAELGPIDLWVNDAMVGVFGEFLTTDPHDFDRATRVNYLGFVNGTRAALKRMVPRDSGHVIQIGSALAHRGIPLQAAYCASKHAITGFTESVTTELIHNRSAVRLSQVDMPAMNTIQFNWVKSQLPHHPQPVPTIFQPETCARAVADVADHPRRRSWIGEPTVMTVLGNRFVSRFLDVYLAKTGYSGQQAPDKTDPMLPSNLYEPVGGDQGSRGIFSDVAKETSPQIWYTQNRGAAATAAIGSVVVGVGLLAARLRRRG